In one Cervus elaphus chromosome 9, mCerEla1.1, whole genome shotgun sequence genomic region, the following are encoded:
- the HNRNPH1 gene encoding heterogeneous nuclear ribonucleoprotein H isoform X2, which produces MMLGTEGGEGFVVKVRGLPWSCSADEVQRFFSDCKIQNGAQGIRFIYTREGRPSGEAFVELESEDEVKLALKKDRETMGHRYVEVFKSNNVEMDWVLKHTGPNSPDTANDGFVRLRGLPFGCSKEEIVQFFSGLEIVPNGITLPVDFQGRSTGEAFVQFASQEIAEKALKKHKERIGHRYIEIFKSSRAEVRTHYDPPRKLMAMQRPGPYDRPGAGRGYNSIGRGAGFERMRRGAYGGGYGGYDDYNGYNDGYGFGSDRFGRDLNYCFSGMSDHRYGDGGSTFQSTTGHCVHMRGLPYRATENDIYNFFSPLNPVRVHIEIGPDGRVTGEADVEFATHEDAVAAMSKDKANMQHRYVELFLNSTAGASGGAYEHRYVELFLNSTAGASGGAYANQSSYGGPASQQLSGGYGGGYGGQSSMSGYGGQAAVNSSYYSSGSRTSVGVNGMGGVSGMSSMSGGWGM; this is translated from the exons ACTGCAAAATTCAAAATGGGGCTCAAGGTATTCGTTTCATCTACACCAGAGAAGGCAGACCGAGTGGCGAGGCTTTTGTTGAACTTGAATCAGAAGATGAAGTCAAATTGGCCctgaaaaaagacagagaaactatGGGACACAGATATGTTGAAG TATTCAAGTCAAACAACGTTGAAATGGATTGGGTGTTGAAGCATACTGGTCCAAATAGTCCTGACACGGCCAATGATGGCTTTGTACGGCTTAGAGGACTCCCCTTTGGATGTAGCAAGGAAGAAATTGTTCAGTTCTTCTCAG GGTTGGAAATCGTGCCAAATGGGATAACATTGCCGGTGGACTTCCAGGGGAGGAGTACGGGGGAGGCCTTCGTGCAGTTTGCTTCACAGGAAATAGCTGAAAAGGCTCTAAAGAAACACAAGGAAAGAATAGGGCACAG GTATATCGAAATCTTTAAGAGCAGTCGAGCTGAAGTTAGAACTCACTATGATCCACCACGAAAACTTATGGCCATGCAGCGACCAGGTCCCTATGACAgacctggggctggcagagggtATAACAGCATTGGAAGAGGAGCTGGCTTTGAAAGGATGAGGCGTGGTGCTTATGGTGGAG GTTATGGAGGCTATGATGATTATAATGGCTATAATGATGGCTATGGATTTGGGTCAGATAGATTTGGAAGAG ACCTCAATTACTGTTTTTCAGGAATGTCAGATCACAGATACGGGGATGGTGGCTCTACTTTCCAGAGCACAACAGGACACTGTGTACACATGCGGGGATTACCTTACAGAGCTACTGAGAATGACATTTATAAT TTTTTTTCACCACTCAACCCTGTGAGAGTACATATTGAAATTGGTCCTGATGGCAGAGTAACTGGTGAAGCAGATGTCGAGTTTGCAACTCATGAAGATGCTGTGGCAGCTATGTCAAAAGACAAAGCAAATATGC aaCACAGATATGTAGAACTCTTCTTGAATTCTACAGCAGGAGCAAGCGGTGGTGCTTACG AACACAGATATGTAGAACTCTTCTTGAATTCTACAGCAGGAGCAAGCGGTGGTGCTTATG CAAACCAGTCCAGTTATGGTGGCCCGGCCAGCCAGCAGCTGAGTGGTGGTTATGGAGGCGGCTATGGTGGCCAGAGCAGCATGAGTGGATATG GCGGCCAAGCAGCAGTGAACAGCAGCTACTACAGTAGCGGGAGCCGAACGTCTGTGGGCGTGAACGGAATGGGAGGGGTGTCTGGCATGTCCAGTATGAGTGGTGGATGGGGAATGTGA
- the HNRNPH1 gene encoding heterogeneous nuclear ribonucleoprotein H isoform X5, producing MMLGTEGGEGFVVKVRGLPWSCSADEVQRFFSDCKIQNGAQGIRFIYTREGRPSGEAFVELESEDEVKLALKKDRETMGHRYVEVFKSNNVEMDWVLKHTGPNSPDTANDGFVRLRGLPFGCSKEEIVQFFSGLEIVPNGITLPVDFQGRSTGEAFVQFASQEIAEKALKKHKERIGHRYIEIFKSSRAEVRTHYDPPRKLMAMQRPGPYDRPGAGRGYNSIGRGAGFERMRRGAYGGGYGGYDDYNGYNDGYGFGSDRFGRDLNYCFSGMSDHRYGDGGSTFQSTTGHCVHMRGLPYRATENDIYNFFSPLNPVRVHIEIGPDGRVTGEADVEFATHEDAVAAMSKDKANMQHRYVELFLNSTAGASGGAYEHRYVELFLNSTAGASGGAYANQSSYGGPASQQLSGGYGGGYGGQSSMSGYDQVLQENSSDFQSNIA from the exons ACTGCAAAATTCAAAATGGGGCTCAAGGTATTCGTTTCATCTACACCAGAGAAGGCAGACCGAGTGGCGAGGCTTTTGTTGAACTTGAATCAGAAGATGAAGTCAAATTGGCCctgaaaaaagacagagaaactatGGGACACAGATATGTTGAAG TATTCAAGTCAAACAACGTTGAAATGGATTGGGTGTTGAAGCATACTGGTCCAAATAGTCCTGACACGGCCAATGATGGCTTTGTACGGCTTAGAGGACTCCCCTTTGGATGTAGCAAGGAAGAAATTGTTCAGTTCTTCTCAG GGTTGGAAATCGTGCCAAATGGGATAACATTGCCGGTGGACTTCCAGGGGAGGAGTACGGGGGAGGCCTTCGTGCAGTTTGCTTCACAGGAAATAGCTGAAAAGGCTCTAAAGAAACACAAGGAAAGAATAGGGCACAG GTATATCGAAATCTTTAAGAGCAGTCGAGCTGAAGTTAGAACTCACTATGATCCACCACGAAAACTTATGGCCATGCAGCGACCAGGTCCCTATGACAgacctggggctggcagagggtATAACAGCATTGGAAGAGGAGCTGGCTTTGAAAGGATGAGGCGTGGTGCTTATGGTGGAG GTTATGGAGGCTATGATGATTATAATGGCTATAATGATGGCTATGGATTTGGGTCAGATAGATTTGGAAGAG ACCTCAATTACTGTTTTTCAGGAATGTCAGATCACAGATACGGGGATGGTGGCTCTACTTTCCAGAGCACAACAGGACACTGTGTACACATGCGGGGATTACCTTACAGAGCTACTGAGAATGACATTTATAAT TTTTTTTCACCACTCAACCCTGTGAGAGTACATATTGAAATTGGTCCTGATGGCAGAGTAACTGGTGAAGCAGATGTCGAGTTTGCAACTCATGAAGATGCTGTGGCAGCTATGTCAAAAGACAAAGCAAATATGC aaCACAGATATGTAGAACTCTTCTTGAATTCTACAGCAGGAGCAAGCGGTGGTGCTTACG AACACAGATATGTAGAACTCTTCTTGAATTCTACAGCAGGAGCAAGCGGTGGTGCTTATG CAAACCAGTCCAGTTATGGTGGCCCGGCCAGCCAGCAGCTGAGTGGTGGTTATGGAGGCGGCTATGGTGGCCAGAGCAGCATGAGTGGATATG ACCAAGTTTTACAGGAAAACTCCAGTGATTTTCAATCAAACATTGCATag
- the HNRNPH1 gene encoding heterogeneous nuclear ribonucleoprotein H isoform X6, with protein MMLGTEGGEGFVVKVRGLPWSCSADEVQRFFSDCKIQNGAQGIRFIYTREGRPSGEAFVELESEDEVKLALKKDRETMGHRYVEVFKSNNVEMDWVLKHTGPNSPDTANDGFVRLRGLPFGCSKEEIVQFFSGLEIVPNGITLPVDFQGRSTGEAFVQFASQEIAEKALKKHKERIGHRYIEIFKSSRAEVRTHYDPPRKLMAMQRPGPYDRPGAGRGYNSIGRGAGFERMRRGAYGGGYGGYDDYNGYNDGYGFGSDRFGRDLNYCFSGMSDHRYGDGGSTFQSTTGHCVHMRGLPYRATENDIYNFFSPLNPVRVHIEIGPDGRVTGEADVEFATHEDAVAAMSKDKANMQHRYVELFLNSTAGASGGAYGSQMLGGMGLSNQSSYGGPASQQLSGGYGGGYGGQSSMSGYDQVLQENSSDFQSNIA; from the exons ACTGCAAAATTCAAAATGGGGCTCAAGGTATTCGTTTCATCTACACCAGAGAAGGCAGACCGAGTGGCGAGGCTTTTGTTGAACTTGAATCAGAAGATGAAGTCAAATTGGCCctgaaaaaagacagagaaactatGGGACACAGATATGTTGAAG TATTCAAGTCAAACAACGTTGAAATGGATTGGGTGTTGAAGCATACTGGTCCAAATAGTCCTGACACGGCCAATGATGGCTTTGTACGGCTTAGAGGACTCCCCTTTGGATGTAGCAAGGAAGAAATTGTTCAGTTCTTCTCAG GGTTGGAAATCGTGCCAAATGGGATAACATTGCCGGTGGACTTCCAGGGGAGGAGTACGGGGGAGGCCTTCGTGCAGTTTGCTTCACAGGAAATAGCTGAAAAGGCTCTAAAGAAACACAAGGAAAGAATAGGGCACAG GTATATCGAAATCTTTAAGAGCAGTCGAGCTGAAGTTAGAACTCACTATGATCCACCACGAAAACTTATGGCCATGCAGCGACCAGGTCCCTATGACAgacctggggctggcagagggtATAACAGCATTGGAAGAGGAGCTGGCTTTGAAAGGATGAGGCGTGGTGCTTATGGTGGAG GTTATGGAGGCTATGATGATTATAATGGCTATAATGATGGCTATGGATTTGGGTCAGATAGATTTGGAAGAG ACCTCAATTACTGTTTTTCAGGAATGTCAGATCACAGATACGGGGATGGTGGCTCTACTTTCCAGAGCACAACAGGACACTGTGTACACATGCGGGGATTACCTTACAGAGCTACTGAGAATGACATTTATAAT TTTTTTTCACCACTCAACCCTGTGAGAGTACATATTGAAATTGGTCCTGATGGCAGAGTAACTGGTGAAGCAGATGTCGAGTTTGCAACTCATGAAGATGCTGTGGCAGCTATGTCAAAAGACAAAGCAAATATGC aaCACAGATATGTAGAACTCTTCTTGAATTCTACAGCAGGAGCAAGCGGTGGTGCTTACGGTAGCCAAATgctaggaggcatgggtttgt CAAACCAGTCCAGTTATGGTGGCCCGGCCAGCCAGCAGCTGAGTGGTGGTTATGGAGGCGGCTATGGTGGCCAGAGCAGCATGAGTGGATATG ACCAAGTTTTACAGGAAAACTCCAGTGATTTTCAATCAAACATTGCATag
- the HNRNPH1 gene encoding heterogeneous nuclear ribonucleoprotein H isoform X1, with the protein MMLGTEGGEGFVVKVRGLPWSCSADEVQRFFSDCKIQNGAQGIRFIYTREGRPSGEAFVELESEDEVKLALKKDRETMGHRYVEVFKSNNVEMDWVLKHTGPNSPDTANDGFVRLRGLPFGCSKEEIVQFFSGLEIVPNGITLPVDFQGRSTGEAFVQFASQEIAEKALKKHKERIGHRYIEIFKSSRAEVRTHYDPPRKLMAMQRPGPYDRPGAGRGYNSIGRGAGFERMRRGAYGGGYGGYDDYNGYNDGYGFGSDRFGRDLNYCFSGMSDHRYGDGGSTFQSTTGHCVHMRGLPYRATENDIYNFFSPLNPVRVHIEIGPDGRVTGEADVEFATHEDAVAAMSKDKANMQHRYVELFLNSTAGASGGAYEHRYVELFLNSTAGASGGAYGSQMMGGMGLSNQSSYGGPASQQLSGGYGGGYGGQSSMSGYGGQAAVNSSYYSSGSRTSVGVNGMGGVSGMSSMSGGWGM; encoded by the exons ACTGCAAAATTCAAAATGGGGCTCAAGGTATTCGTTTCATCTACACCAGAGAAGGCAGACCGAGTGGCGAGGCTTTTGTTGAACTTGAATCAGAAGATGAAGTCAAATTGGCCctgaaaaaagacagagaaactatGGGACACAGATATGTTGAAG TATTCAAGTCAAACAACGTTGAAATGGATTGGGTGTTGAAGCATACTGGTCCAAATAGTCCTGACACGGCCAATGATGGCTTTGTACGGCTTAGAGGACTCCCCTTTGGATGTAGCAAGGAAGAAATTGTTCAGTTCTTCTCAG GGTTGGAAATCGTGCCAAATGGGATAACATTGCCGGTGGACTTCCAGGGGAGGAGTACGGGGGAGGCCTTCGTGCAGTTTGCTTCACAGGAAATAGCTGAAAAGGCTCTAAAGAAACACAAGGAAAGAATAGGGCACAG GTATATCGAAATCTTTAAGAGCAGTCGAGCTGAAGTTAGAACTCACTATGATCCACCACGAAAACTTATGGCCATGCAGCGACCAGGTCCCTATGACAgacctggggctggcagagggtATAACAGCATTGGAAGAGGAGCTGGCTTTGAAAGGATGAGGCGTGGTGCTTATGGTGGAG GTTATGGAGGCTATGATGATTATAATGGCTATAATGATGGCTATGGATTTGGGTCAGATAGATTTGGAAGAG ACCTCAATTACTGTTTTTCAGGAATGTCAGATCACAGATACGGGGATGGTGGCTCTACTTTCCAGAGCACAACAGGACACTGTGTACACATGCGGGGATTACCTTACAGAGCTACTGAGAATGACATTTATAAT TTTTTTTCACCACTCAACCCTGTGAGAGTACATATTGAAATTGGTCCTGATGGCAGAGTAACTGGTGAAGCAGATGTCGAGTTTGCAACTCATGAAGATGCTGTGGCAGCTATGTCAAAAGACAAAGCAAATATGC aaCACAGATATGTAGAACTCTTCTTGAATTCTACAGCAGGAGCAAGCGGTGGTGCTTACG AACACAGATATGTAGAACTCTTCTTGAATTCTACAGCAGGAGCAAGCGGTGGTGCTTATGGTAGCCAAATGATGGGAGGCATGGGCTTGT CAAACCAGTCCAGTTATGGTGGCCCGGCCAGCCAGCAGCTGAGTGGTGGTTATGGAGGCGGCTATGGTGGCCAGAGCAGCATGAGTGGATATG GCGGCCAAGCAGCAGTGAACAGCAGCTACTACAGTAGCGGGAGCCGAACGTCTGTGGGCGTGAACGGAATGGGAGGGGTGTCTGGCATGTCCAGTATGAGTGGTGGATGGGGAATGTGA
- the HNRNPH1 gene encoding heterogeneous nuclear ribonucleoprotein H isoform X3: MMLGTEGGEGFVVKVRGLPWSCSADEVQRFFSDCKIQNGAQGIRFIYTREGRPSGEAFVELESEDEVKLALKKDRETMGHRYVEVFKSNNVEMDWVLKHTGPNSPDTANDGFVRLRGLPFGCSKEEIVQFFSGLEIVPNGITLPVDFQGRSTGEAFVQFASQEIAEKALKKHKERIGHRYIEIFKSSRAEVRTHYDPPRKLMAMQRPGPYDRPGAGRGYNSIGRGAGFERMRRGAYGGGYGGYDDYNGYNDGYGFGSDRFGRDLNYCFSGMSDHRYGDGGSTFQSTTGHCVHMRGLPYRATENDIYNFFSPLNPVRVHIEIGPDGRVTGEADVEFATHEDAVAAMSKDKANMQHRYVELFLNSTAGASGGAYGSQMLGGMGLSNQSSYGGPASQQLSGGYGGGYGGQSSMSGYGGQAAVNSSYYSSGSRTSVGVNGMGGVSGMSSMSGGWGM, translated from the exons ACTGCAAAATTCAAAATGGGGCTCAAGGTATTCGTTTCATCTACACCAGAGAAGGCAGACCGAGTGGCGAGGCTTTTGTTGAACTTGAATCAGAAGATGAAGTCAAATTGGCCctgaaaaaagacagagaaactatGGGACACAGATATGTTGAAG TATTCAAGTCAAACAACGTTGAAATGGATTGGGTGTTGAAGCATACTGGTCCAAATAGTCCTGACACGGCCAATGATGGCTTTGTACGGCTTAGAGGACTCCCCTTTGGATGTAGCAAGGAAGAAATTGTTCAGTTCTTCTCAG GGTTGGAAATCGTGCCAAATGGGATAACATTGCCGGTGGACTTCCAGGGGAGGAGTACGGGGGAGGCCTTCGTGCAGTTTGCTTCACAGGAAATAGCTGAAAAGGCTCTAAAGAAACACAAGGAAAGAATAGGGCACAG GTATATCGAAATCTTTAAGAGCAGTCGAGCTGAAGTTAGAACTCACTATGATCCACCACGAAAACTTATGGCCATGCAGCGACCAGGTCCCTATGACAgacctggggctggcagagggtATAACAGCATTGGAAGAGGAGCTGGCTTTGAAAGGATGAGGCGTGGTGCTTATGGTGGAG GTTATGGAGGCTATGATGATTATAATGGCTATAATGATGGCTATGGATTTGGGTCAGATAGATTTGGAAGAG ACCTCAATTACTGTTTTTCAGGAATGTCAGATCACAGATACGGGGATGGTGGCTCTACTTTCCAGAGCACAACAGGACACTGTGTACACATGCGGGGATTACCTTACAGAGCTACTGAGAATGACATTTATAAT TTTTTTTCACCACTCAACCCTGTGAGAGTACATATTGAAATTGGTCCTGATGGCAGAGTAACTGGTGAAGCAGATGTCGAGTTTGCAACTCATGAAGATGCTGTGGCAGCTATGTCAAAAGACAAAGCAAATATGC aaCACAGATATGTAGAACTCTTCTTGAATTCTACAGCAGGAGCAAGCGGTGGTGCTTACGGTAGCCAAATgctaggaggcatgggtttgt CAAACCAGTCCAGTTATGGTGGCCCGGCCAGCCAGCAGCTGAGTGGTGGTTATGGAGGCGGCTATGGTGGCCAGAGCAGCATGAGTGGATATG GCGGCCAAGCAGCAGTGAACAGCAGCTACTACAGTAGCGGGAGCCGAACGTCTGTGGGCGTGAACGGAATGGGAGGGGTGTCTGGCATGTCCAGTATGAGTGGTGGATGGGGAATGTGA
- the HNRNPH1 gene encoding heterogeneous nuclear ribonucleoprotein H isoform X4, which translates to MMLGTEGGEGFVVKVRGLPWSCSADEVQRFFSDCKIQNGAQGIRFIYTREGRPSGEAFVELESEDEVKLALKKDRETMGHRYVEVFKSNNVEMDWVLKHTGPNSPDTANDGFVRLRGLPFGCSKEEIVQFFSGLEIVPNGITLPVDFQGRSTGEAFVQFASQEIAEKALKKHKERIGHRYIEIFKSSRAEVRTHYDPPRKLMAMQRPGPYDRPGAGRGYNSIGRGAGFERMRRGAYGGGYGGYDDYNGYNDGYGFGSDRFGRDLNYCFSGMSDHRYGDGGSTFQSTTGHCVHMRGLPYRATENDIYNFFSPLNPVRVHIEIGPDGRVTGEADVEFATHEDAVAAMSKDKANMQHRYVELFLNSTAGASGGAYEHRYVELFLNSTAGASGGAYGSQMMGGMGLSNQSSYGGPASQQLSGGYGGGYGGQSSMSGYDQVLQENSSDFQSNIA; encoded by the exons ACTGCAAAATTCAAAATGGGGCTCAAGGTATTCGTTTCATCTACACCAGAGAAGGCAGACCGAGTGGCGAGGCTTTTGTTGAACTTGAATCAGAAGATGAAGTCAAATTGGCCctgaaaaaagacagagaaactatGGGACACAGATATGTTGAAG TATTCAAGTCAAACAACGTTGAAATGGATTGGGTGTTGAAGCATACTGGTCCAAATAGTCCTGACACGGCCAATGATGGCTTTGTACGGCTTAGAGGACTCCCCTTTGGATGTAGCAAGGAAGAAATTGTTCAGTTCTTCTCAG GGTTGGAAATCGTGCCAAATGGGATAACATTGCCGGTGGACTTCCAGGGGAGGAGTACGGGGGAGGCCTTCGTGCAGTTTGCTTCACAGGAAATAGCTGAAAAGGCTCTAAAGAAACACAAGGAAAGAATAGGGCACAG GTATATCGAAATCTTTAAGAGCAGTCGAGCTGAAGTTAGAACTCACTATGATCCACCACGAAAACTTATGGCCATGCAGCGACCAGGTCCCTATGACAgacctggggctggcagagggtATAACAGCATTGGAAGAGGAGCTGGCTTTGAAAGGATGAGGCGTGGTGCTTATGGTGGAG GTTATGGAGGCTATGATGATTATAATGGCTATAATGATGGCTATGGATTTGGGTCAGATAGATTTGGAAGAG ACCTCAATTACTGTTTTTCAGGAATGTCAGATCACAGATACGGGGATGGTGGCTCTACTTTCCAGAGCACAACAGGACACTGTGTACACATGCGGGGATTACCTTACAGAGCTACTGAGAATGACATTTATAAT TTTTTTTCACCACTCAACCCTGTGAGAGTACATATTGAAATTGGTCCTGATGGCAGAGTAACTGGTGAAGCAGATGTCGAGTTTGCAACTCATGAAGATGCTGTGGCAGCTATGTCAAAAGACAAAGCAAATATGC aaCACAGATATGTAGAACTCTTCTTGAATTCTACAGCAGGAGCAAGCGGTGGTGCTTACG AACACAGATATGTAGAACTCTTCTTGAATTCTACAGCAGGAGCAAGCGGTGGTGCTTATGGTAGCCAAATGATGGGAGGCATGGGCTTGT CAAACCAGTCCAGTTATGGTGGCCCGGCCAGCCAGCAGCTGAGTGGTGGTTATGGAGGCGGCTATGGTGGCCAGAGCAGCATGAGTGGATATG ACCAAGTTTTACAGGAAAACTCCAGTGATTTTCAATCAAACATTGCATag
- the HNRNPH1 gene encoding heterogeneous nuclear ribonucleoprotein H isoform X7 codes for MAMQRPGPYDRPGAGRGYNSIGRGAGFERMRRGAYGGGYGGYDDYNGYNDGYGFGSDRFGRDLNYCFSGMSDHRYGDGGSTFQSTTGHCVHMRGLPYRATENDIYNFFSPLNPVRVHIEIGPDGRVTGEADVEFATHEDAVAAMSKDKANMQHRYVELFLNSTAGASGGAYEHRYVELFLNSTAGASGGAYGSQMMGGMGLSNQSSYGGPASQQLSGGYGGGYGGQSSMSGYGGQAAVNSSYYSSGSRTSVGVNGMGGVSGMSSMSGGWGM; via the exons ATGGCCATGCAGCGACCAGGTCCCTATGACAgacctggggctggcagagggtATAACAGCATTGGAAGAGGAGCTGGCTTTGAAAGGATGAGGCGTGGTGCTTATGGTGGAG GTTATGGAGGCTATGATGATTATAATGGCTATAATGATGGCTATGGATTTGGGTCAGATAGATTTGGAAGAG ACCTCAATTACTGTTTTTCAGGAATGTCAGATCACAGATACGGGGATGGTGGCTCTACTTTCCAGAGCACAACAGGACACTGTGTACACATGCGGGGATTACCTTACAGAGCTACTGAGAATGACATTTATAAT TTTTTTTCACCACTCAACCCTGTGAGAGTACATATTGAAATTGGTCCTGATGGCAGAGTAACTGGTGAAGCAGATGTCGAGTTTGCAACTCATGAAGATGCTGTGGCAGCTATGTCAAAAGACAAAGCAAATATGC aaCACAGATATGTAGAACTCTTCTTGAATTCTACAGCAGGAGCAAGCGGTGGTGCTTACG AACACAGATATGTAGAACTCTTCTTGAATTCTACAGCAGGAGCAAGCGGTGGTGCTTATGGTAGCCAAATGATGGGAGGCATGGGCTTGT CAAACCAGTCCAGTTATGGTGGCCCGGCCAGCCAGCAGCTGAGTGGTGGTTATGGAGGCGGCTATGGTGGCCAGAGCAGCATGAGTGGATATG GCGGCCAAGCAGCAGTGAACAGCAGCTACTACAGTAGCGGGAGCCGAACGTCTGTGGGCGTGAACGGAATGGGAGGGGTGTCTGGCATGTCCAGTATGAGTGGTGGATGGGGAATGTGA